The following coding sequences are from one Methanohalophilus halophilus window:
- the cdhC gene encoding CO dehydrogenase/CO-methylating acetyl-CoA synthase complex subunit beta yields the protein MAEDFPFEISPMFEGERIRKNDMYVELSGPKSIGFELVKAAEMDDVVDGKFNMIGPDIQEMEEGGRYPFAMIYKIAGELVEEDLESIVERRNHDFQNYIQGLMHLNQRYDVWVRLSKEAVEKGVTSFESIAQAIMMLFKNELPFIEKVEATYITDKDEIEKLMDEAKAKYKARDDRTRNLHDEDVDTFYGCTLCQSFAPSNVCVITPDRISLCGAINWFDGRAAAKVDPEGPQFPIPKGDVIDAESGEYTGVNETAKSLSSGEYDRIKLHSFFEYPHTSCGCFEVVGFYIPEVDGIGWVDRDFNESAPNGLPFSTMAGQTGGGKQISGFLGVGINYFRSPKFIQSDGGWERVVWMPKHLKDRVSDDIPDDIRDKIATEEDVSDLDTLRNFLEEKNHPIVNRWEKEEEEEAAEEEETPQQAAPAMQMPASMPMNMPAMPTSGSGGVKVILKNAKVSVDKIIIKKNE from the coding sequence ATGGCTGAAGATTTTCCTTTTGAAATTTCTCCAATGTTTGAAGGAGAAAGAATCAGAAAAAATGACATGTACGTGGAACTTTCAGGTCCCAAATCCATTGGTTTTGAACTTGTAAAGGCAGCTGAGATGGATGACGTGGTAGACGGCAAGTTTAACATGATCGGTCCGGACATCCAGGAAATGGAAGAGGGAGGAAGATACCCCTTCGCCATGATCTACAAGATTGCCGGCGAACTTGTGGAAGAAGACCTTGAATCCATTGTGGAAAGAAGAAACCACGATTTCCAGAATTATATACAGGGGCTTATGCACCTGAACCAGCGTTATGATGTGTGGGTTCGTTTAAGCAAAGAGGCTGTGGAAAAGGGTGTTACCTCCTTTGAGTCCATTGCACAGGCAATAATGATGCTTTTCAAGAACGAACTTCCGTTCATAGAGAAGGTGGAAGCTACCTATATCACGGACAAGGACGAGATTGAAAAACTCATGGATGAAGCAAAAGCCAAGTACAAGGCCAGGGATGACAGGACCCGTAACCTCCATGATGAGGATGTCGATACTTTCTATGGATGTACACTCTGTCAGTCTTTTGCACCATCAAATGTATGTGTAATAACCCCGGACCGGATATCCCTATGTGGTGCTATCAACTGGTTTGACGGCAGGGCAGCTGCCAAGGTAGACCCCGAAGGACCACAGTTCCCGATTCCAAAGGGTGATGTCATTGATGCTGAATCCGGTGAATACACCGGTGTAAACGAGACTGCAAAATCCCTTTCAAGCGGGGAATATGATCGTATAAAACTTCACTCATTCTTTGAATATCCACACACATCCTGTGGATGCTTTGAGGTAGTAGGTTTCTATATACCTGAAGTAGACGGCATTGGATGGGTGGACAGGGATTTCAATGAATCTGCACCCAACGGCCTTCCATTCTCTACGATGGCAGGACAGACAGGTGGTGGAAAACAGATAAGCGGTTTCCTTGGTGTTGGTATCAATTACTTCCGTTCTCCCAAATTCATTCAATCAGACGGTGGATGGGAACGTGTGGTCTGGATGCCAAAACATCTCAAGGATCGTGTATCTGACGATATACCGGATGATATCAGAGACAAGATTGCGACTGAAGAGGATGTATCAGACCTGGATACTCTCAGGAACTTCCTGGAAGAAAAGAACCATCCAATTGTCAATAGATGGGAAAAGGAAGAAGAGGAAGAGGCTGCAGAGGAAGAAGAGACTCCACAACAAGCCGCTCCCGCCATGCAGATGCCTGCCTCAATGCCAATGAATATGCCAGCCATGCCAACTTCCGGAAGTGGCGGTGTAAAGGTCATTCTCAAGAATGCAAAGGTATCTGTTGATAAGATAATCATTAAGAAGAACGAGTAA
- the cdhB gene encoding CO dehydrogenase/acetyl-CoA synthase complex subunit epsilon, with amino-acid sequence MVDVTKNLKVYTTYGPKSAKGTSPAIVAKMIAKAKKPLFVVGSEVLEEELLTRAKAIAKKGIPVAATGHSIKGFVDEEGVNAKYINIHFLGTFLCDPKWEGLDDNGCYDLIILLGHKKYYINQVLSGLKNFSDLKTINIGRHYTQNATMSFGNIKPEVHLEALDELIDNL; translated from the coding sequence ATGGTTGATGTCACGAAAAACCTGAAGGTTTACACAACGTATGGTCCAAAATCTGCCAAAGGTACAAGTCCAGCTATTGTGGCAAAGATGATAGCAAAAGCTAAAAAGCCACTCTTTGTAGTTGGTTCTGAGGTTTTGGAAGAAGAACTCCTTACCCGTGCAAAAGCCATCGCAAAAAAAGGAATTCCTGTAGCTGCAACCGGACATTCCATAAAGGGTTTTGTCGATGAAGAGGGAGTGAATGCAAAATATATCAATATTCACTTCCTGGGTACTTTCCTTTGTGACCCTAAATGGGAAGGATTGGATGACAACGGTTGCTATGATCTGATCATTTTACTTGGACACAAGAAATATTATATTAATCAGGTTCTTTCAGGACTGAAAAATTTTTCGGATCTGAAAACAATTAACATAGGAAGACACTATACACAGAACGCAACCATGTCCTTTGGGAATATTAAACCCGAAGTACATCTGGAAGCACTGGACGAACTTATTGATAACCTTTGA
- the cdhA gene encoding CO dehydrogenase/acetyl-CoA synthase complex subunit alpha: MSELKTGTFSVSDLENVQINIGSIVGAIEKTAAEEGEVGPTIKPNISGLRDWDYKLLERYNAVYTPMCDQCCYCTFGTCDLTGNKEGACGINMEGHNAREFMLRVITGASAHSGHGRHLLHHLIDKYGADYPLKVGQTNIIAPNVQMVTGKKPETLGDLEDALGYVEEQLVQLLACVHMGQEGEAIDFESKAMHGGMLDHVGMEVSDIAQISCLEMPKSDEESPLSEIGMGTIDSEKPVLLVIGHNVAGVTDIIDYMEDNDLTENMELCGLCCTALDMTRYRTEGGDVPKAKVVGTLAKELKMIRSGVPDVIVVDEQCVRADVLREARELMMPVITTNEKIMYGLPDRSKDDVEDIIDDLKSGREDGALILDFEKLGEVAPRLTQEMSKIRKEKGVVSLPTEEEFNELTSRCVHCLACELECPTNLPISDAMTAAEEGDLRPFEILHDKCVACGRCEQACPKDIPVLNVIEKASQKVIREEKGTVRVGRGQISDPEIREEGVNLVMGTTPGIIAMVGCSNYPDGTKDLYRIADEMLRRNYIVLMSGCSAMDLGMYQNEDGETLYEKYPAKFQKGNLINVGSCVSNSHITAAAIKVAAIFAQRNITGNYEEIADYILNRVGAVGVAWGAYSQKASSIGTGCNRLGIPVILGPHGSKYRRALIGKPYEEDKWKVLDARNGKTMDIPAAPEFLLTTAETIDEMMPMLAKNCIRPSDNNMGRMIKLTHYIELSEKYLGIIPDDWYKFVRSETDLPLARREELLKKLEQELGWEIDWNKKKIVSGPTSKLDVSAQPTNVERLCKEA; this comes from the coding sequence ATGAGTGAACTTAAAACAGGGACATTCTCTGTCAGCGACCTGGAAAACGTCCAGATCAACATCGGAAGCATTGTAGGTGCTATCGAAAAAACAGCCGCTGAAGAAGGAGAAGTCGGGCCCACCATAAAACCAAATATCTCCGGACTGAGGGATTGGGACTATAAGCTTCTTGAGAGATATAACGCAGTCTACACACCTATGTGTGACCAGTGTTGTTATTGTACGTTCGGTACCTGTGACCTTACCGGGAACAAGGAAGGTGCATGTGGTATCAACATGGAAGGCCATAACGCCAGGGAATTCATGCTGCGTGTGATTACAGGAGCATCAGCTCACTCCGGTCACGGAAGACACCTGCTCCACCACCTCATAGACAAATACGGGGCAGATTACCCGCTTAAAGTTGGACAAACAAATATAATTGCTCCTAATGTCCAGATGGTAACAGGCAAAAAACCTGAAACTCTCGGCGATCTTGAAGACGCCCTGGGTTATGTGGAGGAACAACTCGTTCAGCTTCTTGCATGTGTCCATATGGGACAGGAAGGAGAAGCAATCGATTTCGAATCCAAGGCAATGCATGGTGGTATGCTCGATCATGTAGGAATGGAAGTGTCCGATATCGCACAGATTTCCTGTCTGGAAATGCCAAAATCTGATGAAGAATCACCACTGTCCGAAATTGGTATGGGAACCATCGACTCCGAAAAACCTGTGCTGCTTGTAATCGGCCATAACGTTGCCGGAGTAACTGACATTATAGACTATATGGAAGACAATGACCTGACCGAAAATATGGAACTTTGTGGTCTGTGTTGTACTGCTCTGGACATGACAAGATACAGGACCGAAGGAGGAGACGTGCCAAAGGCCAAGGTTGTCGGAACCCTTGCCAAGGAACTCAAGATGATACGCTCCGGTGTTCCTGACGTTATTGTTGTCGATGAACAATGTGTACGCGCTGACGTGCTAAGGGAAGCACGGGAGCTTATGATGCCTGTCATCACAACCAATGAGAAAATCATGTATGGGTTGCCTGACAGGTCCAAAGATGATGTTGAAGATATCATCGATGATCTCAAATCAGGCAGAGAAGATGGTGCCCTGATACTTGACTTTGAAAAACTCGGTGAAGTTGCCCCCAGACTTACACAGGAAATGTCAAAAATTCGCAAGGAAAAAGGTGTCGTATCCCTACCTACTGAAGAAGAGTTCAACGAACTTACCTCCAGATGTGTACATTGCCTTGCATGTGAACTCGAATGCCCAACTAACCTGCCAATCAGCGATGCAATGACCGCTGCTGAAGAAGGTGACCTCAGGCCTTTCGAAATACTCCATGACAAATGTGTAGCCTGTGGCAGATGTGAACAGGCATGTCCAAAGGATATACCTGTCCTCAACGTAATTGAAAAGGCATCCCAGAAAGTAATCCGGGAAGAAAAAGGCACCGTTCGTGTCGGACGTGGCCAGATCAGTGACCCTGAAATCCGTGAAGAAGGTGTCAACCTTGTTATGGGTACCACACCAGGCATCATTGCAATGGTCGGATGTTCAAACTATCCAGATGGAACAAAAGACCTGTACCGGATAGCAGATGAAATGCTGCGCCGTAACTACATCGTCCTGATGTCCGGATGTTCCGCAATGGACCTTGGCATGTACCAGAACGAAGACGGAGAAACACTTTACGAGAAATATCCTGCAAAGTTCCAGAAAGGAAACCTTATCAACGTGGGCTCATGTGTTTCCAATTCCCACATTACCGCTGCTGCCATCAAGGTTGCTGCGATATTTGCACAACGCAACATTACAGGAAACTACGAAGAGATAGCCGATTATATCCTAAATCGTGTTGGGGCGGTTGGTGTAGCATGGGGAGCATATTCCCAGAAGGCATCTTCAATTGGAACCGGTTGCAACAGGCTAGGAATCCCTGTAATTCTTGGCCCTCACGGTTCAAAATACCGTAGAGCACTCATAGGTAAACCCTATGAAGAAGATAAATGGAAGGTTCTGGATGCAAGAAACGGGAAAACAATGGATATACCGGCAGCCCCGGAGTTCTTGCTAACAACCGCAGAAACCATTGATGAAATGATGCCTATGCTTGCAAAGAACTGTATCCGTCCAAGTGACAACAATATGGGCAGAATGATCAAACTTACGCATTACATCGAACTCAGTGAAAAATATCTGGGAATAATCCCTGATGACTGGTATAAGTTTGTCAGAAGCGAAACTGATCTGCCACTTGCAAGACGTGAAGAATTGCTGAAGAAACTTGAACAGGAGCTTGGATGGGAAATCGACTGGAATAAAAAGAAGATTGTATCCGGTCCTACCAGTAAACTGGATGTGTCGGCCCAACCCACCAACGTGGAAAGATTGTGTAAGGAGGCTTAA
- a CDS encoding rhomboid family intramembrane serine protease, whose translation MDNQCWICGKKEPVMYTCRYCGKTFCSDHRLPERHGCEGLDDGTRSSSARNAAGNSGTRGRSTSGTDQIVKDFFKEATKSAAKGAAGSAFNRTKRSFYASPSMAIIIICIFSFFLELLLGQPYYTLFQLEPGNILSRPWTLISHMFLHASLGHLFFNMLVLYFFGRILERRIGNSMFIYLYFISGIVAALGFIATTSTSYPMVGASGAIMGVFATLAILEPNLPVYVFFFPMTIKSALILFVIVDLFFMYMNISGDMIAHAAHLSGVFVGIIVGRRLKKNLKVSRGSFYRRW comes from the coding sequence TTGGATAATCAATGCTGGATATGTGGTAAGAAAGAGCCAGTGATGTATACATGCCGCTACTGTGGCAAAACATTTTGTTCTGATCATCGTCTTCCTGAAAGACATGGCTGTGAAGGCCTGGACGATGGAACACGTTCCAGCTCTGCACGAAATGCAGCTGGAAATAGTGGTACCAGAGGCCGCAGTACTTCCGGTACAGATCAAATAGTGAAGGATTTTTTTAAAGAAGCCACCAAAAGTGCTGCAAAAGGTGCGGCCGGGAGTGCATTTAACAGGACTAAACGCTCCTTTTATGCTAGCCCCTCAATGGCCATAATAATTATATGTATATTTTCATTTTTCCTGGAGCTCCTGTTGGGCCAGCCTTATTACACTTTATTCCAGCTTGAACCGGGTAATATCCTATCCAGACCCTGGACTTTGATTTCTCATATGTTTCTCCATGCAAGTCTTGGTCACCTGTTCTTCAATATGCTTGTTCTCTATTTCTTTGGCCGGATACTGGAGAGGCGCATTGGCAATTCAATGTTTATTTACCTGTATTTTATTTCCGGGATAGTTGCAGCTTTGGGCTTCATCGCAACGACCTCTACCAGTTACCCGATGGTCGGGGCCAGTGGGGCAATAATGGGTGTTTTTGCAACCCTTGCAATTCTTGAACCAAATTTGCCCGTATATGTTTTTTTCTTCCCAATGACTATCAAATCTGCTCTAATACTCTTTGTGATTGTGGACCTATTTTTCATGTACATGAATATTTCCGGGGACATGATAGCTCATGCAGCCCACTTGAGCGGAGTTTTTGTCGGCATCATCGTGGGGCGCAGACTTAAGAAGAACCTAAAGGTTTCCCGGGGTTCCTTTTACAGGCGGTGGTGA
- a CDS encoding TIGR00288 family NYN domain-containing protein — MQNVKTGFNSIVKYLSTKKEVGRRSIGLLVDGPNVLRKEFDVNLEEIRDVLKEYGNVKIGRVFLNQYASNKLVEAVENNGFEPVICSSDVDVRLAVEGMDLVHNPNIDTLALVTRDADFKPLLNKANEHGKETIIFGVEPGFSTALRNSSDYVVILNTGEVSIPEEEMS; from the coding sequence ATGCAGAATGTAAAAACCGGATTTAATTCCATAGTCAAATACCTGAGTACTAAAAAGGAAGTAGGGCGAAGGAGTATTGGACTTCTTGTAGATGGCCCCAATGTCCTGAGAAAGGAATTTGATGTAAATTTAGAAGAAATAAGGGATGTATTGAAAGAGTATGGTAATGTCAAGATAGGACGTGTTTTCCTTAATCAGTATGCGTCTAATAAACTTGTAGAAGCCGTGGAAAACAATGGTTTCGAGCCTGTTATTTGCTCAAGCGATGTGGATGTAAGGCTTGCTGTTGAGGGAATGGATCTTGTTCATAATCCCAATATAGATACTCTTGCACTTGTGACAAGGGATGCCGACTTTAAACCCTTGTTGAATAAAGCAAATGAACACGGGAAAGAAACTATAATCTTTGGTGTAGAACCTGGATTTTCAACTGCCCTTAGAAATTCTTCTGACTATGTTGTAATTTTGAATACAGGAGAGGTTTCGATACCTGAAGAAGAGATGTCTTGA
- a CDS encoding homocitrate synthase family protein, with product MAPNKEYSRNEMMDFIDIEPLDIEICDVTLRDGEQTPGVAFTKEEKMDLANELDAIGVEVIEAGFPVVSSSEKETIKEISNMGLDAKTCCLARSIIGDVDAAIDCDVDIVSIFIALSDLHLKHKYHRSCSDVLSCSMEAVEYAKDHGLKVRFAAEDATRTPIPTLQHAFQEAEKYNVDYVSIADTIGILNPPTTKYMVEKVKEKVHTPICIHCHNDIGLATANTLAAAEAGAKQLHTTVNGIGERAGNAPLEEVLVALRVQYGIENYDTTHLNGLARKVEDYSGLTTPVNKAIVGKHAFTHESGIHVMAILEEPRTYELFSPEMVGGVRNLIVGKHTGLKALKGIIKDMGNSLEHEELCALMEKVKNCTEIKRGISRPRLEEMIDDIRSCKRDDE from the coding sequence ATGGCTCCAAATAAAGAGTATTCCAGAAATGAAATGATGGATTTTATTGATATCGAACCTCTTGATATAGAAATATGTGATGTGACCCTCAGGGACGGCGAACAAACTCCCGGTGTTGCATTTACCAAAGAAGAGAAAATGGACCTGGCAAATGAGCTGGATGCGATTGGTGTCGAGGTTATTGAAGCAGGATTTCCTGTTGTTTCTTCTTCTGAAAAAGAGACCATAAAGGAAATTAGCAATATGGGGCTGGATGCAAAAACATGCTGCCTAGCCCGGTCCATCATAGGGGATGTCGATGCTGCTATTGATTGTGATGTCGATATCGTGAGCATATTCATAGCTCTTTCAGACCTTCACTTGAAACACAAATATCACCGATCATGCAGCGACGTACTGAGTTGCTCAATGGAAGCAGTAGAATATGCAAAAGACCATGGACTTAAAGTCAGGTTTGCCGCAGAGGATGCCACGCGTACACCCATACCCACCCTACAACATGCATTTCAGGAAGCGGAAAAATACAATGTTGATTATGTAAGCATCGCTGACACCATCGGAATATTGAATCCACCTACTACCAAATACATGGTTGAAAAGGTAAAAGAAAAGGTACATACACCCATATGCATTCACTGTCACAATGATATCGGACTTGCCACTGCAAATACTTTAGCAGCAGCTGAAGCAGGGGCAAAGCAACTACATACCACCGTCAATGGTATCGGAGAAAGAGCAGGAAACGCTCCTCTTGAAGAAGTACTTGTAGCCCTTCGTGTCCAGTACGGAATCGAAAACTACGATACCACACATCTTAACGGTCTTGCTAGAAAAGTCGAGGATTATTCCGGCCTGACAACTCCCGTAAATAAAGCTATTGTGGGCAAACATGCCTTCACACATGAATCCGGGATACACGTCATGGCAATCCTGGAAGAGCCGCGGACTTACGAACTCTTTTCCCCGGAAATGGTTGGTGGGGTCCGAAACCTTATAGTCGGTAAGCATACAGGCTTGAAGGCCTTAAAAGGGATAATAAAGGATATGGGAAATTCCCTTGAACATGAAGAATTATGTGCATTAATGGAAAAAGTAAAGAATTGTACAGAAATCAAACGCGGAATTTCAAGACCACGCCTGGAAGAAATGATCGATGATATTAGGTCCTGTAAAAGAGATGATGAATAA
- a CDS encoding NAD(+)/NADH kinase, whose amino-acid sequence MKVNKIGIASKYDSPEALEMVETIVKRFTSQTKIVLDEGSFDMLNLPETERLPVEEMKEAGVNLMISIGGDGTVLRSISRMDDPLPLLGINMGMLGFLVDVMPEEAIPTIEKVLEGFEYTERCRIAVNLNGEELPCATNEVVLTTARPAKILTFRVTVDECMIEEFRSDGVVIATPTGSTAYAMSAGGPILDPRVNATLIVPLAPFKLSARPWVVPSDRPIKVEITIPEKEAAVVIDGQHTYTMKKEDTVCLTKAKNPARFVVTERSGFYEKVQSKLR is encoded by the coding sequence ATGAAAGTAAATAAAATCGGTATAGCCTCCAAATATGATAGTCCGGAAGCCCTGGAAATGGTTGAGACTATTGTGAAAAGGTTTACTTCGCAAACTAAAATTGTTCTGGATGAAGGGTCTTTTGACATGTTAAATCTTCCTGAAACGGAACGATTGCCCGTGGAAGAAATGAAAGAAGCAGGTGTCAACCTGATGATTTCAATCGGAGGAGACGGAACTGTGCTGCGCAGCATATCCAGGATGGATGATCCACTGCCACTTCTGGGAATTAACATGGGCATGCTGGGTTTCCTTGTGGATGTGATGCCTGAAGAGGCAATTCCTACAATCGAGAAAGTACTGGAAGGATTCGAATATACCGAACGTTGTCGTATTGCAGTCAACCTCAATGGTGAAGAGTTACCCTGTGCAACAAATGAAGTTGTACTGACCACAGCCAGACCTGCCAAGATACTGACATTCCGGGTGACGGTTGACGAGTGTATGATAGAAGAGTTCAGATCCGACGGAGTAGTAATCGCTACCCCCACAGGTTCCACAGCCTATGCTATGAGTGCCGGGGGGCCTATTCTGGACCCCAGGGTCAACGCTACCCTCATAGTACCTCTTGCACCCTTCAAACTTTCAGCCCGCCCCTGGGTGGTACCTTCTGACAGGCCCATAAAGGTCGAAATAACTATTCCGGAAAAGGAAGCTGCGGTTGTTATTGATGGACAGCATACTTACACAATGAAAAAAGAAGATACCGTTTGTCTTACAAAAGCAAAAAATCCCGCTCGTTTTGTAGTGACTGAACGTAGTGGTTTCTATGAGAAAGTGCAGTCAAAACTTCGATGA
- a CDS encoding bifunctional fructose-bisphosphatase/inositol-phosphate phosphatase — protein MQSIQSLLEVCNHASKEANESIKDLVGKRKAYKSVYMGADGTRTRLIDDRAEKAIFEVLKSYGNCRILSEEYGEYIPDKKTEITFVIDPLDGTYNAAHGIPFYSTSIAVGNADLSSIYFGYVKNLCTGDIYHAYKGGGAYLNGNPINTSNRKLLKNFSVSLYGYHNNVEDTLELSRKVRRVRILGSVALELCYVACGKLDAFVDIRNSLRLIDVAAGKLILEETNGKVTNGKGTELHLQDSVVNRLSMIASNGHAHRDILNFVGRKDESK, from the coding sequence ATGCAATCGATACAAAGCCTCCTTGAAGTGTGCAACCATGCTTCAAAAGAGGCTAACGAATCCATAAAAGACCTTGTCGGAAAAAGAAAAGCATACAAATCCGTATACATGGGAGCAGATGGAACCCGTACAAGGCTGATCGATGACAGGGCTGAAAAGGCAATTTTTGAAGTGTTGAAAAGTTATGGCAATTGCCGCATCCTCAGCGAAGAGTATGGAGAATACATTCCTGATAAAAAAACTGAAATCACTTTTGTAATTGACCCTCTTGACGGCACATATAATGCAGCCCACGGAATCCCGTTTTATTCAACTTCTATTGCTGTTGGCAATGCGGATCTTTCTTCAATCTACTTTGGATATGTTAAAAATCTCTGCACAGGCGATATATACCATGCATATAAGGGAGGAGGAGCATATCTAAATGGCAATCCGATAAATACATCCAACAGAAAACTATTAAAAAATTTCAGTGTCAGCCTTTATGGTTACCATAACAATGTAGAAGATACCCTGGAGCTTTCCAGAAAAGTAAGAAGGGTTCGAATACTGGGAAGTGTGGCCCTGGAACTCTGCTATGTTGCCTGCGGCAAACTTGATGCTTTTGTAGATATCAGGAATTCACTGAGGCTGATTGATGTTGCTGCAGGAAAACTTATCCTTGAAGAAACAAATGGAAAAGTAACCAACGGAAAAGGTACAGAGTTACACCTTCAGGATAGTGTTGTAAACAGGCTTTCCATGATAGCATCAAACGGACATGCCCACAGGGACATACTTAATTTTGTGGGGAGAAAAGATGAAAGTAAATAA
- a CDS encoding type II glyceraldehyde-3-phosphate dehydrogenase, which translates to MTVKVAINGYGTIGKRVADAVSVQDNMEIIGVAKTRPNFEAFMAKKKGYDVFAPEDRIKGMENANLEVEGSIDDMLERADVVVDCTPGGIGEKNKPIYEKAGVKAIWQGGEDHELTGCSFNAQSNYEEALGRDFVRVVSCNTTGLCRVIKPLDDKFGVNKARVTLMRRAADPGDIKKGPINAIIPNPIKLPSHHGPDVKTVLSGIDITTTAVKLPTTLMHLHTVNMELNSECTAEEVEALLAKQSRVRFVGQGITSTAEIMEMARDMNRPRCDMWENCVWNESITIYEGELYFFQGIHQESDVIPENIDAIRAMMEIEKDGTKSVAKTNKAMGI; encoded by the coding sequence ATGACAGTCAAAGTTGCAATAAACGGTTACGGAACCATTGGAAAGAGAGTTGCAGACGCTGTAAGCGTCCAGGACAACATGGAAATTATTGGAGTAGCAAAGACCCGCCCTAATTTTGAAGCTTTTATGGCAAAGAAAAAGGGATATGATGTGTTTGCACCTGAAGATAGAATTAAAGGGATGGAAAATGCAAACCTTGAGGTTGAAGGTTCCATTGACGATATGCTTGAAAGGGCAGATGTCGTTGTAGACTGTACACCCGGTGGAATTGGTGAAAAGAATAAACCAATTTACGAAAAAGCAGGCGTCAAAGCTATCTGGCAGGGCGGGGAAGACCACGAACTTACAGGTTGTTCATTCAATGCACAGAGCAATTATGAAGAAGCACTCGGAAGAGATTTTGTACGGGTGGTATCCTGTAATACGACCGGTCTATGCAGGGTCATCAAACCTCTTGATGACAAGTTTGGAGTAAACAAAGCAAGAGTGACCCTGATGAGAAGGGCTGCTGACCCGGGGGACATCAAGAAGGGACCAATCAATGCTATTATTCCCAATCCCATTAAACTGCCTTCCCATCACGGACCGGATGTCAAAACCGTCCTCTCAGGTATTGATATTACTACTACAGCTGTGAAACTTCCTACGACCCTTATGCACCTGCACACTGTCAACATGGAACTAAATAGCGAATGTACGGCAGAAGAAGTAGAAGCTTTACTGGCCAAACAATCCCGTGTGCGTTTTGTCGGACAGGGTATCACTTCCACGGCTGAGATAATGGAAATGGCTCGTGATATGAACCGTCCAAGATGTGACATGTGGGAAAACTGTGTATGGAACGAATCTATCACGATATATGAAGGAGAACTGTACTTCTTCCAGGGAATCCACCAGGAATCAGATGTAATTCCCGAAAATATCGATGCAATACGTGCTATGATGGAAATCGAAAAGGACGGAACAAAGTCCGTAGCAAAAACTAACAAAGCAATGGGTATCTAA
- a CDS encoding CooT family nickel-binding protein: protein MCELKAVLERREGNRDIIMESTTHVIVEGEVIELTGIFGERENVQGSIKEIDFSKGELIILGND, encoded by the coding sequence ATGTGTGAACTAAAAGCGGTTCTGGAAAGGAGAGAAGGAAATAGAGATATTATTATGGAGTCAACTACACATGTAATTGTGGAAGGAGAAGTAATTGAACTTACAGGCATATTCGGTGAAAGAGAAAATGTGCAGGGCTCTATAAAGGAAATCGATTTCTCAAAGGGAGAACTTATAATACTCGGAAATGATTAA